In Procambarus clarkii isolate CNS0578487 chromosome 25, FALCON_Pclarkii_2.0, whole genome shotgun sequence, the following proteins share a genomic window:
- the LOC138368502 gene encoding glutactin-like: MTAWWEKEPNRMHNSAEQEALQKKKEQQKQEQQKREQERREQQKREQQKRLQQKRLQQKRLQQKLMQQETGQQDSMTIINMVEKESGVSFACIPAFTMTAWWEKEPNRMHNSAEQEALQKKKEQQEQEQQEQEQQKREQERREQQKREQQKRLQRKRLQQKLIQQETGQQDSMTIINMVEKESGVSFACIPAFTMTAWWEKEPNRMHNSAEQEALQKKKEQQKREEQRREQQERERQKREQQKREQQKREQQKREQQKREQQ; encoded by the coding sequence ATGACCGCCTGGTGGGAAAAGGAGCCCAATCGCATGCACAACAGTGCGGAACAGGAAGCGTTGCAAAAGAAGAAAGAACAACAGAAGCAGGAACAACAGAAGCGAGAACAGGAGAGGCGAGAGCAGCAGAAGCGTGAACAACAGAAACGACTACAACAGAAACGACTACAACAGAAACGACTACAACAGAAACTGATGCAACAGGAGACAGGACAACAGGATAGCATGACCATAATCAATATGGTAGAGAAAGAGAGTGGAGTCAGTTTCGCTTGCATTCCTGCATTCACAATGACCGCCTGGTGGGAAAAGGAGCCCAATCGCATGCACAACAGTGCGGAACAGGAAGCGTTGCAAAAGAAGAAAGAACAACAGGAGCAGGAACAACAGGAGCAGGAACAACAGAAGCGAGAACAGGAGAGGCGAGAGCAGCAGAAGCGTGAACAACAGAAGCGACTGCAACGGAAGCGACTGCAACAGAAACTGATCCAACAGGAGACAGGACAACAGGATAGCATGACCATAATCAATATGGTAGAGAAAGAGAGTGGAGTCAGTTTCGCTTGCATTCCTGCATTCACAATGACCGCCTGGTGGGAAAAGGAGCCCAATCGCATGCACAACAGTGCGGAACAGGAAGCGTTGCAAAAGAAGAAAGAGCAACAGAAGCGAGAAGAGCAGAGGCGAGAACAGCAGGAGCGTGAGCGACAGAAGCGTGAACAACAGAAGCGTGAACAACAGAAGCGTGAACAACAGAAGCGTGAACAACAGAAGCGTGAACAGCAGTGA